The genomic interval TAGCAGGCAAGGGTTTGTTAGACTTTGGTGTTTGAGTTGCAAGGTCCCTCTTACTCCAGATGACTAAGATCATTCACTGACATTGTTTACACCATGAGCCTCCTTGACGTTCAAATCCTGAGAAGGATCTCTGATAACTATAAGGGCTACCTTATATCAGGAACAAGGGCATTGTCAAGAATGCATCTGAACACCCAGTTAAGCTGTAGCCTTTGGCCTTCTCTGCCCTAGAAACTTAGTAACTTTGGTGAGAGCTTGAGATACAATCTTAGGGAAGGATGAATTTGCTCTAACAACCCCTCTCTGTGCCAGGGTTAAGAGATAGTCCTATGTGAATTTAAGTAGAGCTCAACCTTGCCCTTCTCTCTAAAAGCAACTGGATTTTGGCTGAGTAGATGTGAGGCTGGCTGGATTCCATTTAACTCAAGTTACTCACTTGACCTGGGAGAAGAGCAGAATAGGCAAGAGCCATTGAGGAGGGGGAAGGTGGAGAGCTGTCATTGCATGTGATCAGGCCCTATGACACATGTCAACATTTAAGCGGCCGGGtggaagatggaagagaaaacCAGGTAAGTAAGGTTTATGTTTAAGGTTCTCACCCCAAACTTGCTTTGCACATTCAGACTCCTTTTCTAATATGCAGGGAAGGAAAACCCAGTTTCTACAGAATGGAGAAACGGCGCAAAATTactatcttctttcttttgcattttataaCTTTACTGAATATGCTTAGACTTGACTCAGAGTACCTGCATTTCTCTTGGCTTGGAGGTAGGCTCAGTGACAGAAAGCAGGTGGTGATTAAGGAACGAAAGGAGTGCTTGAGGAGACCAGTGTGGCTAATGCAGTTTCAGGGAACTGCCTTATAAACTTAGGAAGCCAGTGCCCAGACTGTGCTACATAGAAAacttttacttccattttatgGTGGAAAGAAAGCCAAAGGGGAAAGCATAAAGCCaactttattagttttttaagatttatttattgagggctttaagatttatttgttgaggtggctcagttagttaagcaactgccgtccgctcaggtcatgatcccagagtcctaggataaagtcccgtgttgggctccccgcttgacgggggtctacttctccctctgaccttctcccctctcatgcttgctctcactgtctctctctcaaataaataaataagatctttaaaaaaaaaaaaagtttctttattgAGAGAAGATGcactagagaaagagagagagagagacgaaggaggggcagagggagagggaaagagaatcccaagcagactccccgctgtgcagagtgTGTctcagggctgaatcccaggaccctgagatcatgacctgtgccgatatcaagagttgggcacttaaccgactgaacccccaggcacccaagccaactttatttttataaatcattccctataattcattttttctacCCCGTTGTTAAAAGCAAAACATTGGCCcagctaattaaaattaaagtaaggATCCCTCTGCAAGCAACACAGTTATCAGCACTGAGGTTTGGAGGCAGAGAAACTGGATGCTGGGAAGGGTTATTTTAAGTTACTGTCTCATCTTAGTTACTGTTTTCCTCCCTTGAAGTGTGTGGAAGTGCAAAAGGAATATGGAGCCCCAGATCTTTCTTTGAACTTGTTTTAATGAAGTTAAATGTCAAAGATAATAAAGAAAGTGGTGTAAATGGGACATTTCTAGGTTGCTGATTAAAATGGAGCATGCTTGACCAGTAATCTGCTGGTCCAGTTGAGTTGCATCTGCATACTTGAGTCTGGCCCAAGAATTCCATGATGGATGTGGGAAGTGGAAGGTAGTTGGACACCTCACAATCTGGTATCAGGGTGATAAGGAGGATCTTCATGGTCACTAAGCCTTTTTATGGCTTCCAGAGGCATACATTCTGATCTCCCTAATTAGGTCAGATCCCCCAGTGTGCAGGCTCTCAGCATCCTGTACCATTCCTTAGTACCACTTGTCCCTTTTGCCTCCCCCCTTTTCCTCTTACTAGTTCATTATTGTTTATCCCCAGCCATACTGTAAACCCCATGAGGGCAGGGCACAAGTCtgtttttacttatattttatccCCAGTACCCTAGTGTACTAGTATCCCCTAGTGTATTAACAGGTATATAACATTGTTAGCAAGTACTTGCTGAATGGAGCATGACTGAATTGGAAACATTCACTGGATCCACTTCATCATACACCAGTGTAACATTACCTTCAACTTAGTGCTTAAGGTGGGCTTACTTTCCAAGCTCCTGGATGAAAACATGCTCCAGTAGCTTCTGGTCTAATAGTTATTGGAGGATTTTGAAGAATAGTGCAGAGCAGTGAGGCATACCATTGGGCAAACACTGCTATTGGtctgctccaccccccacccccaactttttATTGGCATAATTCTGACCTAGAGTTAACAGTTGGGTGATtaatattcctttctttcttagaatGGTCTTGTATTTCTGAAAAGTCTGTTCAAGTCTTTCAGTATAGTCATCACCTGAATCTATAATGAGGACTCTGCAGTTCTCAGCCTAGGCACAAGTTCCTGCCTTCCCCAAGGTGAATTTTTACCTACTCTACCCCTGTTGAGTGCTGACCAGTCACAGAGATTTCTGAAAAAGTATTGTCATCCTTGTAGTTTTTGGTCTGTGCTTCTTCTTGGTTTCACTATAATTTAAAGAGAGCAGATGTGGGTGGAAGTCTTGAGTAGAGCTCTCATTCTCTTACCTCTCTCCAGTAATCTGACTGCAGTTCCGTAATAGTGCTAATAGTCAAGTAATACTGGTGTCCTTTTTAGCAAAACTAAATTATTTGTGCTTGACTATGATTGCTCCACTAGTGAACTAGAAGCTTAAGAGAGTACTTAGAGATTTTAATGTTCTTATGTCAAGTCTGTAGAACTgactttaaaatgtacatttatcaAAAACCTAAAAGTTGAGGTTTACGGGATTGGTCATGGAAGGgcaagaacagagaagaaagtaTGCATGCGCGTGCATGTTTGTATGAACAAACATCTGTTTCAGGTGGAGACTAGAAATGTAAGATCCCAGAAGTActggagactttaaaaaatactgtttttaaagggACATTTGGTAGGGAACTGGAAACATCAAGGTgtatacaaatagaaaaaattgGGAAAGGGAGACAGTATTCATTAAAGTCCtttaaaagtctgaaatatttgttaattcaaaagtttatttgcaaaatttaacttttaaatgttttatacagACTGACAAAGTAGAGAATTTTTAGGAgtcctcttggtttttttttccttgagaagcAGACAAAAACTCACACACAGAAGAAACTGTTAGAGTAAAACAAAGAAAGCTGTTATGCTGTTAATGTCCTTTACAATGTTAAGCAGATACAAGAAGTGctcatatttattaaaagaacTCAGCAATAGtaaatatcaattttattaaataaagctGTAGCGAGGCCAagtgggtggctcatttggttaagtgtcttgagttttgatttcagctctcgtcatgatctcagggtcctgagatttagCTCCACGCCCGGTGTTAGgcgagtctgcttggggttctctccttctgcccctccccactctctctctcgtGGCGCCTGCATgtgcactttctctttctcataaatcttttaaaaaagctgttGCCTTAAGGATTTTGTATCTACTTAGTCTCTGAGTTATCAGTATCATCTGTTTCTCTGTCACATAGTTGTAATGGATGTGGATTTCTTGAAGTTGAAGATTTGCTGAGATTGTGGCAAGTAGCTGTTACCTTGTATTTTTCAGATTCTTGTATTTCCGCATGTGAGTTATGTGGGAGTATGTAGCAGGAAGGAAGTAAAGGCAGATTCCTTGTTGTATAAAAGCTTCACCCTTGTGAAACAGCTGATAAGTTTGAGAGTCCTAGCAGTTAGTTCTCTTAAGCCTGAAGGTGATTGAAAGTTGTCACATAATTCAAGTTCAGAGTGGGCTGCTTTATTTCATGTCTTGGTACAATTTCTCATTGCCTTTAAATGATTAACcctttgaataaatgaatattgcaCCTGTCCCACTTCGTTTCTTCAGACCCAATCAgaatataacactatatataCACCTATACCAGTTTTTAGATAAAAAACCAGCAACAAGAAGCCTTTGCATTTAAGGTTTAGGCTGTATTATTTGCTTATCTGCATGTACACGTAAATGAGCTACTATGTTGACTACCTAGTTATTTCTTAGACATGAGGCACATACTCACAGATCCAGGTTTTATGGGACCTCAAGTTTATGGCACATACTCACCCTCTGGCTTTCATGTGCTAGCCCCTCTGTCCATAGCAGTGGGAGTAACCACATCGCACCCCTGAGACCCGCCCACTTTAGAGCTTTGCTCCCAGTACCACCTTACTAGAGGCATTCCCTAACCactcatctgggctctttctcttttatttttttacatcacTTATTGCCATCTGATGTCtgtgttttgcttatttgtcagCCTGTCTTCTCACACTATGATTTGATCTCTTCATATACATACCTCTGAGCTCTATGGGATTCTAATAATTTGTCATACTtccacaattttttctttaaagaaataacacattagggacgcctgagtggctcagtgggttaagtctctgccttcggctcaggttatggtcttgggatcctgggattgagcccgtgctgggctctctgcttggcggagaacctgcttacccccctcctctctctgcctgcatttctgcctacttgtgatctctgtctgtcaaataaataaataaaatatttaaaaaacaaaacaaaacacattaaaggggcgcctgggtggctcagttggttagacaactgcctttggctcaggtcgtgatcccagagtctcaggagtcctgcatttggctcttagctccgcggggagtctgcttctccctctgaccttctcctctctcatgctctctctcactctctctcaagtggataaataaaatctttaaaaaaataaaagaaagaaagaaagaacacattaAAGATGTAGTTGGAGCATACTGTGTAATCCCACCCTTATGGTAATTGCTTCCCTCATTCCTCAAAGCAATGATTATCATGAATTTGGTACTTCACAgccaaatatgtttttaatacttttgcCACATTTATATATGCACTCATAAAATAACATCATACATGCTTATAAATCTGAAGTAAGTGATTTTAGcatgtgcatttctttttccttttttttttttttttaagcttttgtttatttgacagagaaagacagcgagagagtgaacacaagctgggggagtgggagagagagaagcagactttccagaGGAGcagggaacagggagcccaatgtagggcttgatcccaggaccctggggtcatgacctgagccaaaagcagccgcttaatgactgagccacccaggtgccccagcatgtaCATTTCTATCtgcattttgccttttaaatttattgtatgGTGATTTCAACCatctctgttcatttttactATTATGTAATAGTGCactctataaataaaattcatttatcctCAAATTGTTGAAAGTTTAggctgtttttttaatattttgctattacAGAAAAAGTGGGCATTTGTGTGTTCATTTACAAGTATTTCTCTAGGCAGTgttttttggaggaaaaatagCCAAGTCATAGCATAGGTAGGCTActtaatttatgcatttatttattccaaattgCTCTTTGCCATTCTTTTACTAACTTACACTCACCAGAATTGTATGAAAGTTCTTGTTTTTCCACATTCCTCCTCAGACTTGATAGTAACagactcttaaaaatgttttttctaatcTGAAATGTATCTTCTTGAGGTGGTTTGATTTTTCTGATTATCGATGAAGCTCCAGACACCTTTTCATTGGTTTATTCACTGTTTGAGTTCACTCTATTATAAATTGAAGAGCATACGCTGTAGGTTTCTTATTTGTACTGATTTTTGTTCACTGTTTACTGGTGTAGTTAATAAGTGTAGTAGTAAACATGTTCTTTAAGGAAGTAACACATTGCagtcttatgtgtgtgtgtgtgtatacttttttttttttttaagagaaatggtAGTAATGTAGTACTGCTCAAATTCTAAAGAGTTCTGTAAAAATGCTGTGaaccttccttcctttgctctttGGCCTTTAAGAAATGATACAACCCACTGACCATAAATATAAAGAATCTAATGTGGTGGGATCTAGAGTCTGAGCCCGGTACATGTGAATTGCTTACAGCATGGATAGCTATTTTTGATTGAGGGTCATCTTTCCATTTagtaactataaataaataacttctgtaCCAGTAAGTCATTTATAGCTAACTGCCCAATTTGTGTCATTTTACAAAGTTGGAGTATTTAGTATTTCCTGGTGGtgactcttttccttcttttttctcatccTCCAGGTTTTATCAGAGTAAGATGGACGGTAGCTTTGATTGTGATTGTGGTGAGCTGGAGCCACCTGATCACTAACAAAAGACATCTTCTGTTAACCAACAGCCGCCAGGGCTTCCTGTTGAAATATACagcaacaaaggaagaaaagaggcaaaACGGAAATAGTGCTTACCAGCACCTTAGAATGATGCTGCTCAGGACCAGTCCAACACTGAATGTATCTGCACTGTGAGGAGAATGTTCATAGAAGCCTGTTGTGTGcatatttattcacatttttgttaaatgttaaatCGTTTAGCACAGTAAATCTGAGTGCATAGTATGTCATTTCATTCCGTTTGAGTTTCTTgagtgttttctttaaatgtctgcaGAGTTGCTGCCCCTTTCTTGAACTATGAGTACTGCAATCTTTTTAATTCTCAGTATGAATAGAGCTTTTTGAGCTTTAAATCTAAGGGGAACTCAACGGGCCTGGTTGGCATATGCAATGAACATCAAGAAATCATCTTGTTGtggaagcaaaattatttttcttttctttttttgaaagatctttCCTTTTGATGtcagttttcttccttgtttACACAAGTTCAACAATTCGAAAGGAAAAGGCAATAGTAAAGGTTTCAAAATGGCAGAGAAATTTGAAAGTCTCATGAACATTCATGGTTTTGATCTGGGCTCTAGGTATATGGACTTAAAACCATTGGGTTGTGGAGGCAATGGCTTGGTTTTTTCTGCTGTAGACAATGACTGTGACAAAAGAGTAGCCATCAAGAAAATTGTCCTTACTGATCCCCAGAGTGTCAAACATGCTCTACGTGAAATCAAAATTATTAGAAGACTTGACCATGATAACATTGTGAAAGTGTTTGAAATTCTTGGTCCTAGTGGAAGCCAGTTAACAGACGATGTAGGCTCTCTTACTGAACTGAACAGTGTCTACATTGTTCAGGAGTACATGGAGACAGACTTGGCTAATGTGCTGGAGCAGGGCCCTTTACTGGAAGAGCATGCCAGGCTTTTCATGTATCAGCTGCTACGTGGGCTCAAATATATTCACTCTGCAAACGTACTGCACAGAGATCTCAAACCAGCTAATCTTTTCATTAATACTGAAGACTTGGTGCTGAAGATAGGTGACTTTGGTCTTGCACGGATCATGGATCCCCATTATTCCCATAAGGTACGTGGAAAGCTAGGTGAGACAGACCTTTAAACTAATGGACATCATCAGGAAGGACTAAGTACTTGTATCTTCTTAGTATATTGTGACAGGTTTTTATCGTTAATTGTATTGAACTTTAtgtagtatctttttttctgatacaGATCTACTTTCATTCAGAATGTCcatatgtttataaaaggaaGTTGGAGTGTGATCCTAATTACTTACAAATTCCTAAAAGTGTATGgctatttattataattaaaactgTCCCTTATTTAAAAGTGGAATATATTCTTACGTGTTTAGGGCAGAGTTGTGGTCCTGTTTGAAGGTAAGAGAAGTTTCTATTTCAACTTCTAGGTCTTTTGTCCCTTTGAGTCTCTACTATTCTTTTAGGCCTTGTTTaggcaaatttaattttgtttagtaTCTAAATTTGCATAAAGATAAAATGGAAGTAAGAATAGCTAAAAAGGGGGcgcttgcgtggctcagtgggttaaggcctctgctcaggtcatgatcccagggtcctgggattgagccccgcattgggctctctgctcagcggggagcctgcttcctcctatctctctgcctgcctctctgcctacttgtgatctttgtctgtcagataaataaataaaatctaaaaaaaaaaaaaaaaaaaagaatagctaaaaGGATTCATAGTAACTGTACTTTAGGTAACAATTTGCCTTCTTAGAAGAAGTTAGTATTTTCTGAGCTGAATTTTAGTCTCTTAGTTTTCAAATGAAATTGTCTGTGGGACCctgatgtttaaaatattaaagtggaGCTCCTTTGGTTATAAAGAACCTCTGGGAACTCCCTGCTAGCTTGGCCTCCCATAGCATACACCTAAACAAGCAAACCTTCTCATTTACATGTATCATCTCATATtaagcataatttattttttaagaacttgaatgtagaaatttagtatttaaaatgaaatggacaaccacatcttttttttaaagattttatttatttatatgacagagatcacaagtaggcagagaggtaggcagagagagagggagaggggaaagcaagctccctgctaagcagggagtctgatgcggggcttgatcccagaaccctgagagcaaggcagaggctttaacccgctgaaccacccaggcgcccctcaccacATCTTTTAATGAAGAATGGTGGGTAGAACACTGAACTGAGAGTTAAACTATATAAAATTGAGTGCCATTTCTACATCCAAATAAGCTATATGACCTTAAGCAGATTCCTTAATCTATCTACCACCCCTCTAGATTGGAGTTCATATCTACCTTCATAATTTTTCAGGGTTGTTTTAAGGATGAAGTAAGGTCATATATGtataactattttattaaatgctttataaatgtgAAGTAGTAAAACTGATTAGGAATGGGATACATAGTAGAGACAGGTCCACTAGGTTGTCAGGAGGTTGGCAGTAGTTTATACTTTACCTGTCTTTACCTCTCCCTCATTGATTTAAAGCATCCCAGCTCTTTAAGTAACTTAAGACTTGAGTGAAAAATAGCTCCTCTTCTGAAACATGTTTGGAATTTGTGACATAGAATCAGCACTAAATtcttagggtatattttggtcagCAGACTTAATGTAAATATCCTCTTATAGATGATCATCTCAGTCCCAGGGGGAATTGAGCCTTCATTCAGCCTGAAAAGCACAAAAGCCTTGAAAATAGACATAGAAATCAATAGTATTGTTTTAGGATTtcacagtactttttttttttttttttttttaaagatgagggaTTCTTTAATGAATCAAGTGTTATGTACTGTTCTTCAgctaaagtaaaaaattaaagtatgtttttgtttcttttccaggGTCATCTTTCTGAAGGATTGGTTACTAAATGGTACAGGTCTCCACGTCTTTTACTTTCTCCTAATAATTATACAAAAGCCATTGATATGTGGGCTGCAGGCTGCATCTTTGCTGAAATGCTGACTGGTAAAACCCTCTTTGCAggttagaaattttaaaatatattgaaaaaaaattacctcaaagGAATAATTTTGCATGTATCTATGAAGCAAGATATATATGATTTAACACAATTTACTATAGTCTATGAtactgaaatgaaaagataaatggttttttaatatttaaaaaatttttaaaacttactaatATATTCACTGAATTGTTCACTCAACAAATTTAGTCAGAATTCTAGTGCTCttttataattatcttatttcttaaacataattttatattttgtggaTTCACAATGCTCATTGGTAATCTGTGTTAAATGATACCTGAGTTGTGTAATCCTGTCAGTATTTGTCATTCCTAGTGAAAATTTTTAGTTGTCATTGAAAATGTAATGATTCTTCATCCCCTGTCATCTGTGTTGCCTGAACTGCTGTATCCTGTTTTCTCATTGCTGTGATCTTATAGAAACAaccaaacaaataattttttgctGAGTTTGGTGCTATGAGGGAGTCCACAGAAATGTAAGAGAGAGGATTTAGTCAAGATTGGAAGGGATGAATAACCCATGAATGAAAAAGCATCAGGTGTTATAAAACATAGTATGAgtttgtataaaattatttagtATAGATTATAGGAGCTATAAACTTAGAGTGTTCATCATTGATGTCTGGAACATAAAGGCATAAAGAAGTCAAAAGATTTTCCACTACTTAGGCATAGTGAAGAAGAATTTtggtgggaggaagagagaaaaaaatgttattatataaatGAGGGTATGAGCCTGAATTAGTGAGAAaagtttgatgaaaaaaattatgtatgtgcATAAATTAGTGAGAAAAGTTGGATGAAAGCAAGGTGTCAAATAATGAACACATTTAAGACTAGTTTAAAATTAGGGCCAGAATACTTAGAAAGTAGACAGAGGAATTTCCATTTGGAAAACTAGGAAATAGTAGggtactgaatatttttttagttAGAGAAGAGACGAAGAGACGAATTtaggtctttttctctctttcgaCATTACTGTTTTTTAGAGTGGCCCTCCCATCACTTACATCAAAacacagtggcttaaacaaaaaacactgatttTCTCGAAGTTGG from Mustela erminea isolate mMusErm1 chromosome 5, mMusErm1.Pri, whole genome shotgun sequence carries:
- the MAPK6 gene encoding mitogen-activated protein kinase 6 isoform X2, which encodes MAEKFESLMNIHGFDLGSRYMDLKPLGCGGNGLVFSAVDNDCDKRVAIKKIVLTDPQSVKHALREIKIIRRLDHDNIVKVFEILGPSGSQLTDDVGSLTELNSVYIVQEYMETDLANVLEQGPLLEEHARLFMYQLLRGLKYIHSANVLHRDLKPANLFINTEDLVLKIGDFGLARIMDPHYSHKGHLSEGLVTKWYRSPRLLLSPNNYTKAIDMWAAGCIFAEMLTGKTLFAG